A window of the Diabrotica undecimpunctata isolate CICGRU chromosome 1, icDiaUnde3, whole genome shotgun sequence genome harbors these coding sequences:
- the Kap3 gene encoding kinesin-associated protein 3: MVIEIICFNIFIVFLLITFKGVYYCIIYICNIIFEMEPEDAKFMRTERKPGSVDVHPNIDAICLNYDLDIQILASKEHVIYGEKKSLKKIIELPMINSRTDCHVLSKEVVNQCELIHHSRLPEVEQIIYYLKKRKLQNGGKGMGPMGDGDKNKFDNYSNGVHEANYNSLSEYIDLLYEGMAEKIRGAQLIQLLARDPENLEALATNETLISALGRVLREDWKRSIALSTHLVFTFFCFSIYSCFHHVILKCKVGSICMDIIDYELRRYDRWKADFDGSEAPSDIPIVRKPCPSSASMSEIPRSRIPEPVRPKSGNFSDSNISQIMEGSIYDDLTTSMEGIDDRKLTGEQKLKRFRTLVKKQEHLLRVAFYLLLNIAEDEVVEEKMSKRNIVGLLAKALERENEDLLILVITFLKKLSIMQCNKEVMVGNMCVIEKLPRMLNSTSADLVHLTLKLLFNLSFDNKARYKMIKAGLLPKVMSLLSDDKHQEVVLKILYHLSYEDEIKHHFVDCIGLIIDMLLLSVGNENDKTMVALCVNLSTDQSNAQHIIKKNRLQSLIMRSFTYQDAMLMKMLRNISDNPACAPAFIEFVGDIAKTVVDTKDEDFSRECVGILSNLYLPDLDWAEIFKHFDMVNWVKNIITGNNRDVELVLHVIVLLGTASTDEGCSNLFCETGILALLIDLLKTYQEDDEVVLQIVYVFLTALSHSSNIEHIITKTEAPAYLIDLLQDNNKIIGKLCNTCLNIISEHDKTWADRIRIEKFRNHNQQWLAMVDSQQLETEEEEEDELPPYLNTEYLSTAVVPPLTDLQDNAETEIISDKDLDCNYFDEKLTEEEEEMMQEIGAI; this comes from the exons ATGGTAattgaaataatttgttttaatatttttattgtgtttctgCTGATAACATTTAAAGGcgtatattattgtattatttacattTGCAATATCATTTTTGAAATGGAACCTGAGGATGCTAAATTCATGAGAAC GGAGCGCAAACCAGGATCAGTAGATGTTCACCCAAATATTGATGCGATTTGTTTAAATTACGATTTAGATATTCAGATTCTTGCGTCTAAAGAACATGTCATTTATGGAGAAAAAAAG AGTCTCAAGAAGATTATTGAACTACCAATGATTAACAGTAGAACAGATTGCCATGTATTATCCAAAGAAGTTGTTAATCAGTGTGAACTGATACATCATTCTCGCCTACCAGAAGTAGagcaaattatttattatctaaAGAAAAGAAAACTTCAAAATGGTGGTAAAG GAATGGGACCGATGGGTGACGGTGATAAAAATAAATTCGATAATTACTCCAATGGAGTACACGAAGCTAACTATAACAGTTTGTCTGAATATATTGATCTCCTTTATGAGGGTATGGCTGAAAAGATTAGGGGAGCACAACTCATACAGTTGTTGGCACGAGATCCGGAAAACTTGGAGGCACTTGCGACTAATG AAACTTTGATAAGTGCCTTAGGAAGAGTGTTGAGGGAAGATTGGAAGCGAAGCATTGCCTTAAGTACCCATTTagtgtttacatttttctgtttttCCATATACTCATGCTTCCATCACGTGATTTTGAAATGTAAG GTCGGTTCAATATGTATGGACATAATCGATTACGAATTACGTCGATACGATCGTTGGAAAGCCGACTTCGATGGGTCAGAAGCTCCATCAGATATCCCTATAGTCAGAAAACCTTGCCCCAGTAGTGCTAGTATGTCTGAAATACCTCGCAGCCGCATTCCAGAACCAGTTCGTCCAAAATCAGGAAATTTCTCCGATAGTAACATAAGTCAAATTATGGAAG GAAGCATTTACGACGATCTCACCACTTCCATGGAGGGTATAGACGATAGAAAATTAACGGGCGAACAGAAACTGAAACGGTTCCGAACTCTAGTCAAGAAACAGGAGCACCTGCTTCGAGTAGCTTTCTATTTATTACTAAACATCGCCGAAGACGAGgtagtagaagaaaaaatgtcgAAAAGAAATATTGTAGGTCTTTTAGCCAAAGCTTTAGAAAGAGAAAACGAGGATTTGCTCATTCTAGTCATTACATTCCTTAAGAAATTGTCGATAATGCAGTGCAACAAAGAGGTGATGGTGGGAAATATGTGCGTGATCGAAAAATTGCCTCGAATGTTGAATTCTACTAGTGCCGATCTCGTCCATTTAACTTTAAAGCTCTTGTTTAATCTGTCGTTTGACAATAAAGCTAGATATAAGATGATCAAAGCTGGACTTCTTCCAAAAGTTATGAGTCTTCTCA gtgACGATAAACATCAAGAGGTTGTTCTTAAGATACTCTACCATCTTAGTTATGAAGACGAAATCAAGCATCACTTTGTGGATTGCATTGGACTG aTCATCGATATGTTACTCTTGAGCGTCGGAAATGAAAACGACAAAACTATGGTGGCTCTTTGCGTAAATCTGTCTACAGATCAGTCAAATGCTCAGCATATTATTAAGAAAAACCGATTGCAGTCGTTAATCATGCGATCGTTTACGTACCAAGACGCTATGCTTATGAAGATGTTAAGAAATATATCTGATAATCCAGCTTGTGCCCCTGCCTTTATa GAATTCGTCGGCGATATTGCAAAGACTGTAGTCGATACCAAAGATGAAGACTTTAGTCGAGAATGTGTTGGGATCTTGAGCAATTTGTATCTACCTGATCTCGATTGGGCTGAAATATTCAAGCACTTCGATATGGTAAATTGGGTGAAAAACATAATAACCGGTAATAACAGAGATGTAGAACTAGTATTGCAT GTTATCGTCCTTTTGGGAACAGCGTCTACCGACGAAGGTTGTTCGAATCTGTTTTGCGAAACCGGCATTTTGGCCTTACTTATAGATCTATTAAAAACTTACCAAGAGGACGACGAGGTAGTCCTGCAGATTGTTTATGTGTTTTTGACAGCTTTGTCCCATAGTTCCAACATTGAACACATAATAACAAAGACAG AAGCCCCCGCTTATCTTATTGACTTGCTACAAGACAACAACAAAATAATCGGAAAGTTGTGCAATACATGCCTTAATATAATTTCCGAGCACGACAAAACGTGGGCAGATAGAATTAGAATAGAAAAGTTCCGTAACCACAACCAGCAGTGGCTGGCGATGGTAGACTCGCAGCAATTGGAGACTGAAGAAGAGGAGGAGGACGAGCTGCCTCCGTATCTTAATACGGAGTATCTGAGTACAGCCGTGGTACCTCCATTGACAG aTCTCCAAGATAACGCTGAAACTGAAATAATCTCAGATAAAGATCTAGACTGTAATTATTTCGATGAGAAGTTaacagaagaggaagaaga AATGATGCAAGAAATTGGGGCgatataa
- the Rpn10 gene encoding 26S proteasome non-ATPase regulatory subunit 4, whose translation MVLESTMICVDNSDYMRNGDFLPSRLQAQQDAVNLVCHSKTRSNPENNVGLLTLAKVEVLATLTSDVGRILSKLHQVQPNGEINLHTGIRIAHLALKHRQGKNHKMRIVAFVGSPVASEEKELVKLAKKLKKEKVNVDLISFGEDSINSEVLTTFVNTLNGKDGTSSHLVTVPPGPHLSDALISSPIIQGEDGTGATGLGGSGFEFGVDPNEDPELALALRVSMEEQRQRQEDEARRAKDASSTEAGPKTEGNAALKEEPSEEALLERALAMSMEQGDEQNVTVARAPVDFANMTEEEQIAFAMQMSMQDAQENSAGASASKLEPMEVEGDEDYSEVMNDPAFLQSVLENLPGVDPQSEAIRQAVGSLKDKKKDEKSEDKQKK comes from the exons ATGGTGTTAGAAAGTACTATGATTTGTGTCGATAATAGCGACTATATGAGGAATGGAGATTTCCTACCTAGCAGACTGCAAGCTCAACAAGATGCAGTAAATTTAGTATGTCATTCTAAAACAAGATCAAATCCAGAGAATAATGTTGGTTTGTTAACGTTGGCAAAGGTAGAAGTCCTAGCAACACTGACCAGTGATGTGGGTCGTATTTTATCTAAATTACATCAAGTTCAACCAAATGGGGAAATAAACTTACATACTGGTATCAGAATAGCCCACCTAGCTTTAAAACATCGTCAAGGAAAGAATCACAAAATGCGTATTGTAGCTTTTGTCGGAAGTCCTGTAGCTAGCGAAGAAAAAGAGTTAGTTAAATTAGCAAAGAAGCTGAAGAAAGAAAAGGTTAATGTAGATCTTATCAGTTTTGGAGAAGACTCAATCAATTCAGAG GTTTTGACAACATTTGTAAATACCCTAAATGGTAAAGATGGCACTAGCAGCCATTTAGTTACAGTTCCCCCAGGTCCTCATCTATCTGATGCTTTGATTTCTTCTCCAATTATACAAGGTGAGGATGGTACAGGTGCAACTGGTTTGGGAGGATCTGGGTTTGAATTTGGGGTCGATCCTAATGAAGATCCAGAATTGGCTTTGGCTCTTCGTGTGTCTATGGAAGAACAGCGCCAGAGACAAGAAGATGAAGCTAGAAGGGCTAAAGATGCCTCTAGCACTGAAGCCGGACCAAAAACTGAG GGAAATGCAGCTCTAAAAGAAGAACCTAGTGAGGAAGCTTTATTGGAAAGAGCTCTGGCTATGTCAATGGAACAAGGGGATGAACAAAATGTAACAGTAGCTAGAGCTCCTGTTGATTTTGCGAACATGACTGAAGAAGAACAGATTGCTTTTGCTATGCAAATGTCCATGCAGGATGCCCAGGAAAATTCTGCAGGTGCTTCAGCTTCCAAG TTGGAGCCTATGGAAGTTGAGGGAGATGAAGACTATTCAGAAGTGATGAATGACCCAGCTTTCCTTCAGAGTGTCCTAGAGAACCTTCCTGGTGTAGATCCCCAATCTGAAGCCATCCGTCAAGCAGTGGGAAGTCTCAAAGATAAGAAAAAGGATGAAAAGTCTGAAGACAAACAAAAGAAGTAG
- the LOC140432874 gene encoding ER membrane protein complex subunit 2-A-like has translation MGNFRRDLEELKKFRDSNDRKSREVVNIWNSSIHSNVDKLGKEKHVVLEQICMAALDSFNLKIAEICIKELYQEFPNSCRVQILESMLHEADENFDRALHILKNIIKLDATNSSARKRKIAILKSLGRNSEAIKELTEYLKVFMADIEAWQELSELYLTEFDYNKAAFCVEELILHNPHNHLLHQRYADIKYTQGGLENIEIARTYYYQALKLNPNNMRAMYGIYLTSSALLNTQKAVTGKKKDAVNKLLDWILKEIKQRYVEKQQIDALKEAVSALEI, from the exons ATGGGAAACTTTAGAA GAGACCTAGAAGAACTAAAGAAGTTTAGAGATAGTAATGATAGAAAAAGCAGAGAAGTAGTTAATATTTGGAACAGTTCTATTCATTCCAATGTAGACAAGCTAGGGAAAGAGA aACATGTCGTCCTGGAACAAATTTGCATGGCAGCACTGGATTCATTTAACTTGAAAATAGCAGAAATTTGTATTAAAGAGTTGTACCAAGAATTTCCAAATAGTTGCAGAGTACAGATATTGGAATCAATGTTGCATGAAGCAGATGAGAATTTTGATAGAGCTTTAcacatattaaaaaatatcatCAAACTTGATGCTACAAATAGTTCTGCCAGGAAGAGGAAAATCGCTATACTTAAGTCACTTGGAAGGAATTCTGAGGCTATTAAGGAATTAACAGAGTATTTAAAAGT atttatgGCTGATATAGAGGCATGGCAAGAGTTGAGTGAATTGTATTTAACTGAATTTGATTATAACAAGGCAGCTTTTTGTGTTGAAGAACTTATATTGCACAATCCACACAATCATCTACTACATCAAAGATATGCTGATATTAAGTACACCCAGGGTGGATTGGAGAATATTGAGATTGCCAGAACATACTATTATCAGGCCCTAAAGCTAAATCCCAACAATATGAGGGCTATGTATGGGATTTACCTA ACTTCTTCAGCATTGTTAAACACCCAAAAAGCAGTAACTGGAAAGAAAAAAGATGCAGTAAACAAACTGTTAGATTGGATACTCAAAGAAATCAAGCAGAGATATGTTGAGAAACAACAAATAGATGCATTAAAAGAAGCAGTATCTGCATTAGAAATCTGA